From Blastocatellia bacterium, a single genomic window includes:
- a CDS encoding SDR family oxidoreductase: MARKLQGQVAIITGASSGIGRATALAFAREGVQLVLAARREERLREVAAAIEAMGVGSLVVPTDVAVERTVGIMIEEAIARFGRIDILVNNAGYGLFAAVEETTTEALSRIMQVNFMGAFYATKAVLPIMQRQRRGHIINVSSVVGRRGLPFSGAYCATKSAMIAFSESLRLELVGTGINVSVVCPAGTATEFFDVAETKLPQRSRPIGPVQSAERVAQAIVEVARRPRPEIMTYKPARLLAVLNALAPRAVDWGIRKMMEKARNRAAQTDRVGAARARSS, translated from the coding sequence ATGGCGCGAAAGCTACAAGGACAGGTGGCGATCATCACCGGCGCTTCCAGCGGCATAGGTCGGGCAACGGCGCTGGCGTTTGCGCGTGAAGGGGTTCAACTGGTTCTGGCCGCGCGGCGTGAAGAGAGACTACGCGAGGTAGCGGCAGCAATCGAAGCCATGGGCGTTGGATCATTAGTCGTCCCGACCGATGTGGCCGTTGAGCGCACCGTCGGCATTATGATCGAAGAAGCGATCGCCCGCTTCGGGCGCATTGACATTTTGGTGAACAACGCTGGCTACGGCCTGTTTGCCGCAGTTGAAGAAACTACAACGGAGGCTCTCAGTCGCATCATGCAGGTGAACTTCATGGGAGCGTTTTACGCGACGAAGGCTGTGCTACCGATTATGCAGCGGCAACGTCGAGGTCACATCATCAACGTATCATCTGTCGTGGGGCGACGTGGGCTTCCGTTTTCCGGCGCCTACTGCGCGACCAAATCAGCGATGATTGCGTTTTCCGAATCATTGCGCTTGGAGCTGGTCGGCACCGGCATCAACGTCAGTGTGGTGTGTCCGGCGGGCACAGCAACGGAGTTCTTCGATGTGGCTGAGACGAAGTTGCCGCAACGTAGCAGGCCGATCGGCCCGGTGCAATCGGCTGAACGTGTGGCGCAGGCAATCGTTGAGGTGGCACGGCGGCCTCGACCGGAGATCATGACCTACAAGCCAGCGCGGCTCCTGGCCGTGCTCAATGCGCTTGCGCCGCGGGCTGTTGATTGGGGCATCCGCAAGATGATGGAGAAAGCTCGAAACCGCGCGGCACAGACCGATCGCGTCGGCGCGGCCAGAGCGCGTTCGTCATGA
- a CDS encoding dicarboxylate/amino acid:cation symporter, translating to MSDSQNPHPTPKLEADAFERELTTDLNARTPDPPRGMPLHRRILIGLIVGVAAGLAVNVTLGGQHPVVVWLVANISDPVGTLFLRLLLLVVVPLVFSSLVVGVSSVGDVRQLGRLGAKSFAYTFIISAISVIIGLSLANTLRPGHRIQETTKVQLEERYKSDATKRVQERQLGGPGSDSMLVQVVKTLVPSNPLNSISGETPNMLHLMFFALLVGIALTLIPNKSATPFLQVMQSLYETTAKIIDIAMKFAPYAVACLLFTNIARFGLDLLQALSWFVITVLLGLSLHFFGVYSLSVYFLSRISPLEFFRRVKTVVLTAFSTSSSNATLPTALRVGEENLGIPKGINSFVLTIGATANQNGTALYEGVTVLFLAQLAGVELSFGQQLTVVYLAILGGIGTAGVPAGSIPFIIGVLAQIGVNPLLIAIILGVDRILDMCRTTLNVVGDLTAATYVARSEGYELLTPQPSAPMTDVIVSEPGAD from the coding sequence ATGAGCGATTCACAAAATCCGCATCCTACGCCCAAGCTCGAAGCGGATGCCTTCGAGCGTGAGCTAACGACCGACCTGAATGCTCGCACACCTGACCCACCTCGCGGTATGCCACTGCACAGACGAATCCTCATCGGACTGATTGTCGGTGTCGCAGCCGGGCTGGCCGTCAATGTGACGCTCGGCGGTCAACATCCTGTCGTTGTGTGGCTGGTAGCTAACATCAGTGATCCCGTAGGGACGCTCTTTTTGCGCTTGTTGCTGCTGGTGGTGGTGCCGCTCGTCTTCTCTTCGTTGGTGGTGGGCGTTTCCAGTGTCGGCGATGTCCGGCAACTGGGGCGACTCGGTGCAAAATCCTTTGCCTACACATTTATCATTTCAGCGATCTCGGTCATTATCGGATTGAGCTTGGCCAATACGCTGCGGCCCGGTCACCGCATTCAGGAAACCACCAAAGTTCAACTGGAAGAACGTTACAAATCGGACGCCACCAAGCGTGTCCAGGAGCGGCAACTGGGCGGCCCCGGATCAGATTCCATGCTGGTTCAGGTGGTGAAAACGCTTGTTCCGTCCAATCCGCTCAATTCCATCTCCGGCGAAACGCCGAACATGCTTCACCTGATGTTTTTTGCCCTGCTGGTCGGGATTGCGCTGACGCTGATCCCGAACAAATCGGCTACGCCGTTTTTGCAGGTCATGCAAAGTCTCTATGAAACGACGGCCAAGATTATTGACATTGCGATGAAGTTTGCGCCGTATGCCGTCGCCTGTTTGCTGTTCACCAACATCGCGCGGTTTGGACTCGATCTTTTGCAAGCGCTCTCCTGGTTTGTGATCACGGTGTTGCTTGGCTTGTCGCTGCACTTTTTTGGCGTCTACTCGCTCTCTGTCTATTTTCTCTCGCGCATCTCGCCGCTGGAATTTTTCCGGCGGGTGAAGACGGTGGTGCTGACAGCGTTCTCCACGTCGTCATCGAACGCCACGTTGCCGACGGCTCTGCGCGTTGGCGAAGAAAACCTCGGCATACCGAAAGGGATCAACAGTTTCGTATTGACGATCGGCGCGACAGCCAATCAAAACGGCACTGCGCTGTATGAAGGCGTCACCGTGCTGTTTTTGGCCCAACTGGCCGGCGTTGAGCTTTCATTTGGACAACAACTGACCGTCGTCTATCTGGCCATTCTGGGCGGCATCGGAACGGCGGGCGTGCCGGCCGGTTCGATTCCATTTATCATCGGCGTGCTCGCTCAGATTGGCGTTAATCCGCTGCTGATTGCCATCATCCTCGGCGTGGATCGCATCCTGGATATGTGCCGCACGACGCTGAATGTCGTTGGTGATCTGACTGCCGCCACCTATGTCGCGCGCTCAGAAGGCTACGAGCTGCTCACACCTCAGCCAAGCGCACCGATGACTGACGTGATCGTCAGTGAGCCAGGCGCCGATTGA